In the uncultured Fusobacterium sp. genome, one interval contains:
- the purC gene encoding phosphoribosylaminoimidazolesuccinocarboxamide synthase: MKREKRKFIYEGKAKQIFSTDDENMVIIHYKDDATAGNGAKKGTIVNKGVINNKITGKIFKVLEENGIKTHLVEILNDRDQLCQKVTIFPLEVTVRNIIAGSMSKRLGIAEGTIPPETIYEIGYKNDDLGDPLINDYHAYVLGVKKEDLKTIYTMTEKINQILIKIFDEIGIKLVDFKIEFGKNSAGEIILADEITPDTCRLWDKETGAKLDKDRFRRNMGNIEEAYIEVAKRLGVL; the protein is encoded by the coding sequence ATGAAAAGAGAAAAAAGAAAATTTATTTATGAAGGAAAAGCAAAACAAATATTTTCTACTGATGATGAGAACATGGTTATAATCCATTATAAAGATGACGCTACTGCTGGAAATGGAGCTAAAAAAGGTACTATTGTTAATAAAGGAGTTATAAACAATAAGATAACAGGAAAAATATTTAAAGTTCTTGAAGAAAATGGAATTAAAACTCACCTTGTAGAGATTCTTAATGATAGAGATCAACTTTGTCAAAAGGTGACAATCTTTCCTTTAGAAGTAACTGTAAGAAATATAATAGCAGGATCTATGTCAAAAAGATTGGGAATAGCAGAGGGGACTATTCCTCCTGAAACAATATATGAAATTGGATATAAAAATGATGATCTAGGAGATCCATTAATTAATGATTATCATGCTTATGTTCTTGGAGTAAAGAAAGAAGATTTGAAAACAATATATACTATGACAGAAAAAATAAATCAAATTCTTATAAAAATATTTGATGAAATAGGAATTAAACTTGTAGATTTTAAAATTGAATTTGGAAAAAATAGTGCAGGAGAGATAATTCTAGCTGACGAAATTACTCCTGATACTTGTAGATTATGGGATAAAGAAACTGGAGCTAAACTTGATAAAGACAGATTTAGAAGAAATATGGGAAATATAGAGGAAGCTTATATTGAAGTAGCTAAAAGATTGGGTGTTTTATAG
- the purF gene encoding amidophosphoribosyltransferase — translation MNCIEKCFKKDKMEEECGVFGVFSKNNLNTSNFTYYGLYALQHRGQESAGISVSLDGNITTFKGMGLTADVFTPETLKKLKGNIAIGHVRYSTTGESRIENAQPLENKFKLGQIAVAHNGNLTNSKIIRELLEDGGATFNTTIDSEVIIKMIARKAESGMIDAIRSTVSAIKGAYALVIISNGKLIGVRDPYGIRPLALGINKNGDYFLSSESCAIDAVGGELIRDIEAGEMVIIDENGVELIKYSDNKKIAPCSFEHIYFARPDSTIDGINVYEARVEAGRLLAKQMKVEADIVIGVPDSGIPAAIGYAEESGIPYGIGLIKNKYIGRTFIKPSQELREQAVAVKLNPLKVNLEGKRVVIIDDSLVRGTTSKILLEIVRRAGAKEVHFRSASPAVKYSCYYGIDTAHREELIASKLSVEEIRKTINADTLDYLSMENMLKSLKNRSYCVGCFNGAYPMSTPIED, via the coding sequence ATGAATTGTATAGAAAAGTGTTTTAAAAAAGATAAAATGGAAGAGGAATGTGGAGTATTTGGAGTTTTTTCTAAAAATAATCTAAATACATCTAATTTTACATATTATGGACTTTATGCTCTTCAACATAGAGGACAAGAAAGTGCTGGAATATCAGTATCACTTGATGGAAATATAACAACATTTAAAGGAATGGGACTTACAGCAGATGTTTTTACACCTGAAACTTTAAAAAAATTAAAAGGAAATATTGCAATTGGACATGTTAGATACTCTACAACAGGAGAGAGCAGAATAGAAAATGCTCAACCTCTTGAAAATAAATTTAAATTAGGTCAGATTGCAGTAGCTCACAATGGAAATTTAACAAACTCTAAGATTATAAGAGAACTTTTAGAAGATGGGGGAGCAACTTTTAATACTACAATAGATTCTGAAGTTATTATAAAGATGATAGCTAGAAAAGCTGAATCTGGAATGATCGATGCAATAAGAAGTACTGTTAGTGCTATAAAAGGTGCTTATGCCTTAGTTATCATCTCTAATGGAAAGTTAATAGGTGTTAGAGATCCCTATGGAATTAGACCTTTAGCCCTTGGAATTAATAAAAATGGTGATTATTTTTTATCTTCTGAATCTTGTGCAATAGATGCTGTTGGGGGAGAGCTTATAAGGGATATTGAAGCTGGAGAGATGGTTATTATAGATGAGAATGGTGTTGAATTAATAAAATATAGTGACAATAAAAAAATTGCTCCATGCTCATTTGAACATATTTATTTTGCAAGACCTGATAGTACAATAGATGGAATCAATGTTTATGAGGCTAGAGTAGAGGCTGGAAGACTTTTAGCAAAACAGATGAAAGTTGAAGCTGATATTGTAATTGGTGTTCCTGATTCTGGAATACCTGCTGCTATCGGTTATGCAGAAGAGAGCGGAATCCCTTATGGAATTGGACTTATAAAAAATAAATATATAGGAAGAACATTTATAAAACCAAGTCAAGAACTTAGAGAACAAGCTGTGGCTGTAAAACTTAATCCTTTAAAAGTGAATTTAGAGGGGAAAAGAGTTGTAATTATAGATGATTCCCTAGTGAGAGGAACAACAAGTAAAATTCTTTTAGAGATTGTTAGAAGAGCAGGAGCAAAGGAAGTACACTTTAGATCAGCCTCTCCAGCAGTAAAATATTCATGCTATTATGGAATTGATACTGCTCACAGAGAGGAGCTTATTGCCTCAAAATTATCTGTTGAAGAGATAAGAAAAACTATAAATGCTGATACTCTTGATTATCTATCTATGGAAAATATGCTAAAATCATTAAAGAATAGAAGTTATTGTGTAGGTTGTTTCAATGGAGCATATCCAATGAGTACACCTATTGAAGATTAA
- a CDS encoding M20/M25/M40 family metallo-hydrolase, translating to MEKFTEILNIANDIYLNPELGYKEKRTSDTVKKYILRYMPDANIIGFSETGLKVNIGERKNIHIGLIAELDGVFAPSHFHADKTTGAAHNCGHYSQVAILLNVFRTLVETEIYKTFDFSLGFIFVPAEEYLDLEYRKKLREDGKITYFGGKPEAMKLGIFDEFDLCIAVHSMGGVFEKRSIEINCDLAGFMYKNFTFKGKASHAGFAPQAGINAYSISTLFNVALGLLRQQVDERYMPRMNPVILESNMGVNVIPNKIIIGSDIRANSIDYMLELSQRLNMIGKGSALSLGGEVEIESSLGYLPFNQSRYLSSFVKSAFEKFDRIEFCKDSTPVSASGDIGDLAFMIPTIQIGYSGFKGTIHGDDFIHDDVEYIFSIFPEFLIEVLKEMNGKIDKNQLYKRSYKEYEKIIKQFGDSDEK from the coding sequence ATGGAAAAATTTACAGAAATTCTTAATATAGCAAATGATATATACTTAAATCCTGAATTAGGTTACAAAGAGAAGAGAACATCTGATACTGTTAAAAAGTATATATTGAGATATATGCCAGATGCTAATATAATTGGATTTTCTGAAACAGGGTTAAAAGTTAATATTGGAGAGAGAAAAAATATTCATATAGGTTTAATTGCTGAATTAGATGGAGTTTTTGCTCCTAGCCACTTTCATGCTGATAAAACTACTGGAGCTGCTCATAACTGCGGGCATTATTCACAAGTTGCTATATTGTTAAATGTTTTTAGAACTTTAGTAGAAACAGAGATATATAAAACTTTTGATTTCTCATTAGGATTTATCTTTGTTCCAGCAGAGGAGTATCTTGATTTAGAATATAGAAAAAAATTGAGAGAAGATGGAAAGATAACATATTTTGGTGGTAAACCTGAGGCTATGAAATTAGGTATTTTTGATGAGTTTGATCTGTGCATTGCTGTTCATTCAATGGGAGGAGTTTTTGAAAAGAGAAGTATAGAGATAAACTGTGATTTAGCAGGGTTTATGTATAAAAACTTTACTTTTAAAGGAAAAGCCTCTCATGCAGGGTTTGCTCCTCAAGCTGGGATAAATGCTTATAGCATCTCAACTCTTTTCAATGTAGCACTTGGACTTTTAAGACAACAAGTTGATGAAAGATATATGCCAAGAATGAATCCTGTAATTTTAGAATCAAATATGGGAGTCAATGTTATTCCAAATAAAATTATAATAGGTTCAGATATAAGGGCAAATTCAATAGATTATATGTTGGAACTTTCTCAACGTCTTAATATGATAGGAAAAGGATCTGCTCTCTCTTTAGGTGGAGAGGTTGAAATTGAAAGTAGTTTAGGGTATCTTCCCTTTAATCAATCAAGATACCTTTCATCTTTTGTAAAATCTGCCTTTGAAAAATTTGATAGGATAGAGTTTTGTAAAGATAGTACTCCAGTAAGTGCCTCTGGAGATATAGGAGATCTTGCCTTTATGATTCCAACTATTCAAATAGGGTATAGTGGTTTCAAAGGTACTATTCATGGTGATGATTTTATTCACGATGATGTAGAGTATATCTTTTCAATTTTCCCAGAATTTTTGATAGAAGTTTTAAAAGAGATGAATGGAAAAATTGATAAAAATCAATTATATAAAAGAAGTTATAAAGAATATGAAAAAATAATAAAACAATTTGGAGATAGTGATGAAAAATAA
- a CDS encoding DUF3100 domain-containing protein, whose translation MKNKNLIYLIIFSVIIILVSEIIGFRILNLGKFKIGLLPLIFALILTMIFAIQIFRKGIFSKIYTEENVNFAGKYLIIIMLPLMAKYGADVAPRLKEILSIGWIFLLQELGNLGTIIFGLPVAILIGLRREAIGSTLGLGREGELAYISEKYTLNSDEGRGVLSMYIFGTLFGAIFFSIVAPIFLNMGLKVEALAIASGMGSASMMTASSSVLAAIHPEHAETIRAYAAASQLLTSFIGTFTMVFLAVPLQRFLYRKLTGEKRDEK comes from the coding sequence ATGAAAAATAAAAATTTAATATACCTTATAATATTTTCAGTTATAATAATACTTGTATCTGAAATAATCGGTTTTAGAATCCTAAATTTAGGAAAATTTAAGATAGGATTACTTCCTCTTATTTTTGCTCTAATTTTAACTATGATATTTGCAATACAGATATTTAGAAAAGGAATTTTTAGCAAAATCTACACAGAGGAGAATGTCAATTTTGCAGGGAAATATCTTATTATAATTATGTTACCTCTTATGGCAAAATATGGAGCTGATGTTGCTCCAAGATTAAAAGAGATCTTATCTATTGGTTGGATATTTTTATTACAAGAACTTGGAAACTTAGGAACTATTATCTTTGGACTTCCTGTTGCAATTTTAATTGGACTTAGAAGAGAGGCTATCGGTTCAACTCTTGGACTAGGGAGAGAGGGAGAGTTAGCATATATATCAGAAAAATATACTCTAAACTCTGATGAGGGTAGAGGAGTACTTTCAATGTATATCTTTGGAACTCTTTTTGGTGCTATCTTCTTCAGTATCGTTGCTCCTATATTCTTAAATATGGGGCTAAAAGTTGAGGCTCTAGCTATTGCATCTGGAATGGGATCAGCTAGTATGATGACTGCGTCAAGCTCTGTTCTTGCTGCAATACATCCAGAACATGCTGAAACTATTAGAGCTTATGCTGCTGCTAGCCAACTTTTAACAAGCTTTATTGGAACATTTACAATGGTATTTTTAGCAGTTCCATTACAAAGATTCCTATATAGAAAATTGACAGGGGAGAAGAGAGATGAAAAATAA
- a CDS encoding restriction endonuclease subunit S, with protein sequence MNRVPKLRFKEFSEEWQEKRLEETINNEIKWSFTGGPFGSDLKSEDYTLEGIRVIQLQNIGDGKFINDNKIYTSIKKANNLISCNIYPNDILMSKMGDPVARALIVPNYENRYLMCSDGIRLVPDSNFYNNLFLMENINNKNFRKKAENASTGSTRKRIGLTELRKLTLNIPCLKEQEKIGNFLSSVDKKISITEEKLDLFKDYKKGIMQKIFNQELRFKDSNGNDYPEWEEKKLGELPIYISDGNYGELYPKQEELLEQGVPFIRVNNLKDSKINFKEMKYISKELHQILLSGHLIESDILVCTRGEIGIVAYVDSKFNGANINAQLCLLRIKDKNIITPYFLLHLLNSYNIQKQFKELQTGSALKQLPKKNLNKLVFNIPCLEEQQKIANFLSSIDNKIDNLTSELEDLKEFKKGLLQQMFV encoded by the coding sequence ATGAATAGAGTACCTAAATTAAGATTTAAGGAATTTAGTGAGGAATGGCAAGAAAAGAGATTAGAGGAAACTATAAATAATGAAATAAAATGGAGTTTTACAGGAGGTCCTTTTGGATCAGATTTAAAATCAGAAGATTATACCTTAGAAGGAATTAGAGTAATTCAACTCCAAAATATAGGTGATGGAAAATTTATAAATGATAATAAAATTTATACTTCAATAAAAAAAGCAAATAATCTAATTTCATGTAACATTTATCCTAATGATATTTTAATGTCTAAAATGGGTGACCCAGTTGCAAGAGCATTAATTGTTCCTAATTATGAGAATAGATATTTAATGTGTTCAGATGGAATAAGATTAGTTCCAGATAGTAATTTTTATAACAACCTATTTTTAATGGAAAATATAAACAATAAAAATTTTAGAAAAAAAGCTGAAAATGCTTCTACTGGAAGTACAAGAAAAAGAATAGGATTAACGGAATTAAGAAAATTAACATTAAATATTCCTTGTTTGAAAGAACAAGAAAAAATTGGTAATTTTCTTTCTAGTGTAGATAAGAAAATATCTATTACAGAGGAAAAACTAGATTTATTTAAAGATTATAAAAAAGGAATAATGCAAAAGATCTTTAACCAAGAGTTAAGATTTAAGGATAGTAATGGTAATGATTATCCTGAATGGGAAGAGAAAAAGTTAGGGGAATTACCAATTTATATTTCAGATGGAAATTATGGTGAACTATATCCAAAACAAGAAGAGTTATTAGAACAAGGAGTGCCTTTTATAAGAGTAAACAATTTAAAAGATTCTAAAATTAATTTTAAAGAAATGAAATATATTTCTAAAGAATTACATCAAATTTTATTATCTGGACATTTAATTGAAAGTGATATTTTAGTTTGTACTAGAGGAGAAATTGGTATAGTAGCTTATGTTGATTCTAAATTTAATGGAGCTAATATTAATGCACAACTTTGCTTATTAAGAATAAAAGATAAAAATATTATAACACCTTATTTTCTACTTCATTTATTGAATAGTTATAATATTCAAAAACAATTTAAAGAATTACAAACTGGTAGTGCTTTAAAACAATTACCTAAAAAGAATCTAAATAAATTAGTATTTAATATTCCTTGCCTAGAAGAACAACAAAAAATAGCAAATTTCCTATCTAGCATTGATAATAAAATTGATAATCTAACTTCTGAACTTGAAGATCTAAAAGAATTTAAAAAAGGACTGCTACAACAAATGTTTGTATAA
- a CDS encoding type I restriction-modification system subunit M produces the protein MSEHQAELEKRLWAIANELRGNMGADEFRNYILGLIFFKFLSEKIENTGNDILAEDEMKFADIEGKEEYIEAVREYCVNSIGYFIEPKYLFGTLANRAKNGEFIIEDLGLALKYIEDSTSGQDSSDDFEGLFGDVDLTSLKLGKTVEDKNKMISEVIKHLNDINFNFEDTEMDVLGNAYEYLIGQFASNAGKKAGEFYTPAQASKLLAMITTTGKEKVRSAYDPTCGSGSLLLKISKFTNVASFYGQELNTTTYNLARMNMILHGVKFNDFEIKQGDTLEDPQHLDKRFDIVVANPPFSQKWSANDSFLSDERFASYGKLAPSSKADFAFIQHMIYQLDNEGTMAVIVPHGVLFRGASEGVIRKYLLKEKNYIDAIIGLPANIFYGTSIPTCIIVIKKNRKAEDDILFIDGSNDFEKSKNQNYLRDEDVEKIVNTYRERKEIDKYSKKVSMKEIEENDYNLNIPRYVDTFEEEEEINLDEIVSKIEKLAEEEKEIDKTIKGFCDELGIKAPIV, from the coding sequence ATGTCAGAACATCAAGCAGAATTAGAAAAAAGATTGTGGGCAATAGCTAATGAACTTAGAGGGAATATGGGAGCTGATGAGTTCAGAAACTACATTCTAGGGCTTATATTCTTTAAGTTTTTATCAGAGAAAATAGAAAATACTGGAAATGATATATTAGCTGAAGATGAAATGAAATTCGCTGATATTGAGGGAAAAGAGGAATATATTGAAGCAGTAAGAGAATACTGTGTTAATAGTATTGGGTACTTTATAGAGCCTAAATATCTTTTTGGAACTCTTGCCAACAGGGCTAAAAATGGAGAGTTTATTATAGAAGATCTAGGACTTGCTCTTAAATATATAGAAGATTCAACAAGTGGACAAGATAGTAGTGATGACTTTGAAGGGCTATTTGGTGACGTTGACTTAACATCATTAAAGCTTGGAAAAACTGTTGAAGATAAAAATAAGATGATTTCAGAGGTTATCAAACATCTTAATGATATTAACTTTAATTTTGAAGATACAGAAATGGACGTGCTAGGAAATGCCTATGAGTATTTGATAGGACAATTTGCAAGTAATGCAGGGAAAAAGGCAGGAGAGTTCTATACACCTGCTCAAGCTTCTAAACTTCTAGCTATGATTACAACTACTGGAAAAGAAAAAGTTAGATCTGCTTATGATCCAACTTGTGGATCAGGATCACTACTTTTAAAAATTTCTAAATTTACTAATGTAGCTAGTTTCTACGGACAAGAATTAAATACTACTACATATAACCTAGCTCGTATGAATATGATACTTCATGGAGTTAAATTCAATGACTTTGAAATTAAACAAGGAGATACTTTAGAAGATCCTCAACATTTAGATAAAAGATTTGATATAGTAGTAGCAAATCCTCCATTTTCTCAAAAATGGAGTGCTAATGATAGTTTTCTTTCTGATGAGAGATTTGCTTCTTATGGTAAGTTAGCTCCAAGCTCTAAGGCAGACTTTGCATTTATTCAACATATGATCTATCAATTAGATAATGAGGGTACAATGGCAGTTATAGTTCCTCATGGAGTGCTATTTAGAGGAGCAAGTGAGGGAGTAATTAGAAAATACTTACTAAAAGAGAAGAACTATATAGACGCAATTATTGGACTTCCTGCAAATATATTCTATGGAACTTCAATCCCTACTTGTATTATAGTTATCAAGAAAAATAGAAAGGCTGAAGATGATATTCTATTTATAGATGGATCAAATGACTTTGAAAAATCTAAAAATCAAAACTATCTAAGAGATGAAGATGTTGAAAAGATAGTTAATACTTATAGAGAGAGAAAAGAGATTGATAAATACTCTAAAAAAGTATCTATGAAAGAGATAGAAGAGAATGATTATAACTTAAATATCCCTAGATATGTTGATACTTTTGAGGAAGAGGAAGAGATCAACCTTGATGAGATAGTAAGTAAGATTGAAAAACTTGCTGAAGAGGAAAAAGAGATAGATAAAACTATAAAGGGATTCTGTGATGAGCTTGGAATAAAAGCTCCAATAGTTTAG